TCACACTGAACAAATAAAAAGATCATAACAGGATAAGTAAATTGCTCAAAGGGATAAGCAAAACCCATATAACGAAAATTGTATTCAACAAAAACTTAAACACGAAAGGATAAAACTCTGAAAATGCAAATGTCAAGAACGCAAAATTATTAGGGAAAAATAAAAGCACACATAAACCGCAGCAAACACGTTTACTGCGTAGAAGGAAGAGTTCAAGCTATATTAGCCACTCTTCGAACGCTTGGCCTCATCCGACTCAAGATATTCAGCTGCTTTTCTAGCCCTATCACCTGCATCACCTCCAACCCCTCCGGAAGGTCCAGAGTCATCACCCCTAGTCTTTGAGATACCATCAGACACTGATGGAAGAGGAGCACCTGCTGGGATAATCTTTGTGACAGTTATGGTCTGAGTCTTGCTTGTCAAATTATGATCCGAGACCTTCACGATGAACTTGCGTGTCTGCCCGATTGTCTCAAGCAAAGCATCCGGAACAGGCACGCAATGATCAACCCCAACTCCAGCATTAGACTGACATAAAAACACAACCTACGTGAGTTCATCTGATGCTGCCTTCTCAGAATTCTCAAATCAATGATGTCCTAACTAATTCGATATTACAGaaagttattatatatgtataaacagGTGTAGAAGTACCTCAAAGTAATTTGCAACTAATTCTGCTGCATGCTTGCCAGTCaactcctttccagcatcaccAAGAATGACAAAAACTGCTTGCTCACTCTTATCATAAACAGAAATCTTCGTCAGGTACCTACAATGAGAAAATATTAGTTATGAgagatgaaaaacaaatatgaatctAAGAGTACAACACTCACTGAGGAACGCCtgtgacttctcttttatcACCCTTCTTATTGTTGCAAACCAGAGAAGTAGGCCCTTTCACTGCCTTACTATTGCAGCCACCACAGGAAATGTAGTACCAAGCAGAACCCTGGATAACATCATCTATAGTTGCAGTGCATTCGAACCAAGCAACCTTCATCGTGGAAAACAAATAGAATTCATAAACACCCAAGTACATAGAAATAATATATGAACAGGACAATTATTGCACCTTAGAAGTTTCATGCTTGATGTAAGAGAATAGTTCCTCAAGAGTCACTGCCTCAGGCTTAGTGACAACCTCAGCTGCAACTCTATTAGCAATTTCTGAGTTTGAGACCAACCTGAACCAAAGACAAAAGCCCAGATATTTTAGGAATAATACAGcggtaaaatataaaacaaaagttGTAGGAAAAAGTATTTGAATGCATAAATACATACCATTCGAGATAATCCTTGCTTGGCTGAACATCGGCATCCATAAACACTCGGGATGATGACATCGAAGTGAGAGCAAGGGTCCCTGTTAATAACAAATAGAAGGATGTGATTATCAGGTACATGATTTATCAATGCCTTATCACGGTTTCTTAACAATATACTATGACCTATGCAGCTCAATAAACAAAAGTTGCAGGAATATAAACAGAAGTCACAGTTCAATAAACAACTACAATATTTTAGGACAGTAATAAATAATTGAAAGGACAATCAAATTGTCCTTGTAGCAATGTTAACACAAATATTCATTGACAACTAAAATAACAGTCTTCACGGTAAATCAAAGGCATAACTTTTCTCTAAAAGGACATGAGCTAATCATCTAATgttacagaagaaaaaaaaagaacaaac
The window above is part of the Brassica napus cultivar Da-Ae chromosome C3, Da-Ae, whole genome shotgun sequence genome. Proteins encoded here:
- the LOC111205811 gene encoding uncharacterized protein LOC111205811 yields the protein MSSSRVFMDADVQPSKDYLEWLVSNSEIANRVAAEVVTKPEAVTLEELFSYIKHETSKVAWFECTATIDDVIQGSAWYYISCGGCNSKAVKGPTSLVCNNKKGDKREVTGVPQYLTKISVYDKSEQAVFVILGDAGKELTGKHAAELVANYFESNAGVGVDHCVPVPDALLETIGQTRKFIVKVSDHNLTSKTQTITVTKIIPAGAPLPSVSDGISKTRGDDSGPSGGVGGDAGDRARKAAEYLESDEAKRSKSG